In the genome of Dyadobacter fermentans DSM 18053, the window ATGTAACTGGAAGTGCGCCTTCTGCATAGGTGTAAACAACACAGGCGCCTGCGCTTACATAAGTTTCTATGGAAGTTCTCAGGTTACCGCTTCCTGTTATGGCAACAGAGCTCTGAGCAAGTGTGGGGATGGTAAATACATCATTACCGGAGCCGACAAAATTCGTTGTGATTATTGTTGCATTGCTGGTATTTCGCGCAGGGTAAGCATTGGCAAACGAATACTTGTTAAAAACCGAGGCCCCCGATGTCCCACCGTAATCTTGGACACCATCAAAGTCCGCAAGACTGCCATCGATGGTCACATCACTGTTCATAGCCAATGAAGCAGGGTTTATAGGCATTGTCATGGTGACTTTTCCAGCCGCTGTAATACTGTATCCGCTGGCTGTAGCGGTATTTTCTACCCCAATGACTGGATGATATACTGCTTCTGCTGCGAATATTTTTACGTTTAGCGGAATCGGGGTCACTGTGGACTTTGGAAGAATCAAATTTTGACTCCATTCAGTAGTAACCGATTCTTTTTGAGTACAATAAGTAATCGTATTTTCTTTGGCTACAAGCCCCAGCCCATAATCTGAAATTGTCTGATTGTCAACAATCGTAAATGGTGCAGTAAAATTATCTGCGTCGGCGGCACTATTGATAGCATTATCGGTGCCTGCCCGTTGAGATGTTAAAGTGAAGCCATCGGCTGGATATACATATTCGATGACGTAGTTTCCAGCATTGGCTTTAACACTAAATTCTCCGTTCTGATTGCTCAAAGCAGTTGATACGACCTCCTGTGTGTCAGCTGTCAAAAGCTTTACCAAAATCCCGGCCACCCTTGGTTCTGATTCTGC includes:
- a CDS encoding choice-of-anchor E domain-containing protein, with the translated sequence MRIKNFTDKVAIGILLITSSFSYAQTPALTSTISGVVWKDGKPADGLRAESEPRVAGILVKLLTADTQEVVSTALSNQNGEFSVKANAGNYVIEYVYPADGFTLTSQRAGTDNAINSAADADNFTAPFTIVDNQTISDYGLGLVAKENTITYCTQKESVTTEWSQNLILPKSTVTPIPLNVKIFAAEAVYHPVIGVENTATASGYSITAAGKVTMTMPINPASLAMNSDVTIDGSLADFDGVQDYGGTSGASVFNKYSFANAYPARNTSNATIITTNFVGSGNDVFTIPTLAQSSVAITGSGNLRTSIETYVSAGACVVYTYAEGALPVTLVSFNAKKRENVSELEWKTTAEINSDRFEIERSIQGGDWEKIGTVAAAKQSSVLSSYSFTDSEPLNGQNLYRLKMIDSDETFAYSRIVNLTFKNKSELIVYPNPASERITVKSEEQNDVSKIEIYNRLGVLETQSEDGNSINVQKLINGIYSIKVYYKTGFNESQNIVIAK